A region from the Arthrobacter gengyunqii genome encodes:
- the hrpB gene encoding ATP-dependent helicase HrpB codes for MFIGLLLLVHRLWSKGVGRSQVQTRENGPVSTQHSTGKPDRSNALARAPFNLEHIGAGLVFAEALPDLAAALDPVNGKNAAVVQAPPGTGKTTLVPPLLANLLFSGEATAGPVSRIVVTQPRRVAARSAARRLAALDKSRLGDRIGYTVRGESHTGPDTVIEFVTPGILLRRLLADPGLEGTAAVVLDEVHERGLETDLLLGMLTEVRQLRDGLTLVAMSATLDAPRFAALIGSGDGSERNGDGPVPVVGCASALYPLGVRWAPAPSLRLDEHGVTRSFLQHVADTAAAAHSELLAENPQADALVFVPGAWEVSHVAARIRSRAGAGTEVLELHGQIDPRDQDRAVSGRSAGDKPRIIVSTSLAESSLTVPGVRLVIDSGLAREPRRDAARGMSGLVTVSCSRASAEQRAGRAARQGPGLVVRCYDERTFGASPAHQTPEISVADLTAAALVLACWGSPGGDGLALPDAPPRTAMADAQTVLRDLGAVDAAGAVTALGKTLARIPADPRLARALLDGSRVVGVRTAAEAVALVSGDHRAPGADLTRLLTALRSGRDPGERRWAEDVRRMQDLVRREHHKEQTSRADDRVPADVAGADAVGFVIGLAFPDRIARRVPGDGPERYLLSSGTRAGLPEGSPLTGHEWLAVAEVTRAQGRDAAGTGAVIRSAAPLSDDTAEAAARHLLTDTVEARFVSGRVTARRERRLGAIVLSSTPVRPSVEEGKPAVARALEQEGLGVIGFSPAADALRRRMALLHRELGEPWPDVSERSLLARLDDWLAPELNALASGASVNGIDLTEPLRRLLPWPEASRMGELAPERLTVPSGSHVRIAYPEPDDDGGRPVVAVKLQECFGWAETPRVIQGRVPVLFHLLSPARQPLAVTDDLASFWAGPYLQVRAQMRGRYPKHPWPEDPWSAKATAKTKARM; via the coding sequence GGACCAGTGAGCACACAGCATTCAACCGGCAAGCCAGACCGGTCAAACGCCCTGGCCCGGGCGCCCTTCAACCTGGAGCACATCGGCGCGGGGCTGGTCTTTGCCGAGGCGCTGCCTGATCTGGCGGCGGCCCTGGACCCGGTGAACGGAAAGAACGCGGCCGTTGTGCAGGCGCCGCCGGGAACAGGAAAAACCACCCTGGTTCCGCCGCTCCTCGCCAACCTGCTCTTCAGCGGCGAAGCAACAGCTGGTCCCGTATCCCGGATCGTCGTGACACAGCCGCGCCGGGTGGCCGCACGTTCGGCAGCACGCCGGCTCGCAGCATTGGACAAGAGCCGACTGGGAGATCGGATCGGTTACACCGTCCGCGGTGAAAGCCACACCGGACCGGACACCGTCATCGAATTCGTCACCCCGGGGATTCTGCTGCGCCGCTTGCTGGCCGATCCCGGGTTGGAAGGCACCGCCGCTGTGGTCCTGGACGAGGTCCACGAGCGCGGGTTGGAAACAGATCTGCTGCTGGGCATGCTCACCGAAGTCCGGCAGCTGCGCGACGGCCTCACCTTGGTGGCGATGTCGGCCACTTTGGATGCACCTCGCTTTGCCGCGCTGATTGGGAGCGGGGATGGAAGTGAGAGAAACGGCGACGGCCCGGTTCCCGTCGTCGGCTGCGCCTCGGCACTGTATCCGCTGGGCGTTCGGTGGGCCCCGGCACCGTCCCTGCGTCTGGACGAGCACGGCGTGACCCGAAGTTTCCTGCAGCATGTGGCTGATACGGCGGCTGCAGCGCACAGCGAACTGCTGGCCGAGAATCCGCAGGCCGACGCCCTCGTCTTTGTGCCGGGTGCCTGGGAAGTCTCCCATGTGGCGGCGAGGATTCGCAGCCGCGCCGGCGCGGGAACCGAAGTGTTGGAGCTGCACGGGCAGATCGACCCGCGGGACCAGGACCGAGCCGTTTCGGGACGGTCAGCCGGTGATAAACCGAGGATCATCGTGTCCACCAGCCTGGCCGAATCCTCCCTGACGGTACCGGGGGTCCGCCTGGTCATCGATTCCGGCTTGGCACGGGAACCGCGCCGGGACGCAGCACGCGGCATGTCGGGACTGGTGACCGTTTCCTGTTCCCGGGCCTCAGCCGAACAGCGCGCCGGACGTGCGGCGCGCCAAGGGCCGGGACTCGTGGTCCGCTGCTACGACGAACGCACATTCGGCGCCTCGCCGGCACATCAGACACCGGAGATCTCGGTCGCGGACCTGACCGCTGCGGCTCTGGTCCTGGCATGCTGGGGTTCGCCCGGCGGTGACGGGCTGGCATTGCCGGATGCACCGCCGCGCACCGCGATGGCGGACGCCCAAACCGTGCTGCGGGACCTCGGCGCCGTGGATGCTGCCGGCGCCGTGACCGCATTGGGCAAGACGCTTGCCCGGATCCCCGCCGATCCGCGGTTGGCTCGGGCGCTGCTGGACGGCTCCCGTGTTGTCGGTGTCCGGACAGCCGCCGAGGCAGTGGCACTGGTCTCCGGAGACCATCGTGCTCCCGGCGCCGACCTGACCCGTCTTCTCACCGCCCTGCGATCGGGGCGGGACCCGGGGGAGCGGCGCTGGGCTGAGGATGTGCGGCGCATGCAGGACCTTGTTCGGCGCGAACACCACAAAGAGCAAACGTCTCGTGCCGATGACCGGGTGCCGGCGGACGTTGCGGGGGCTGACGCCGTCGGGTTCGTGATTGGGCTGGCCTTTCCGGACCGCATTGCCCGCCGCGTTCCCGGAGACGGACCGGAACGCTATCTTCTCTCCTCCGGAACCCGGGCAGGCCTGCCGGAGGGCAGCCCGCTGACAGGTCATGAATGGCTTGCGGTTGCTGAAGTTACCCGCGCCCAGGGCCGCGACGCCGCCGGAACCGGAGCCGTTATCCGCTCCGCCGCCCCGCTGAGTGATGACACTGCGGAAGCCGCGGCACGGCACCTGCTCACCGACACGGTGGAGGCGAGGTTTGTGTCCGGGCGCGTCACTGCCCGGCGCGAACGGCGGCTTGGGGCAATTGTGCTGTCCTCAACGCCGGTCCGGCCTTCGGTGGAAGAAGGAAAGCCGGCTGTGGCACGGGCCCTCGAGCAGGAAGGCCTGGGTGTGATCGGGTTCTCCCCGGCCGCCGATGCCCTGCGCCGCCGCATGGCGCTGCTTCACCGCGAGTTGGGGGAGCCATGGCCGGATGTCTCCGAGCGCTCCCTGCTGGCGAGGCTGGATGATTGGCTGGCGCCGGAGCTCAACGCCCTTGCCTCCGGTGCCTCGGTGAACGGCATCGACCTCACGGAGCCGCTGCGCCGCCTGCTGCCCTGGCCGGAAGCCTCTCGCATGGGAGAGCTGGCGCCGGAGCGGCTCACCGTTCCCAGCGGTTCCCACGTGCGCATTGCTTACCCCGAGCCGGACGACGACGGCGGGCGCCCCGTGGTGGCGGTCAAACTCCAGGAATGCTTCGGCTGGGCGGAAACCCCGCGGGTCATCCAAGGCCGGGTGCCGGTGCTCTTCCACCTGCTCTCGCCCGCCCGGCAGCCCCTGGCGGTCACCGATGACCTGGCATCGTTCTGGGCGGGGCCCTATCTGCAGGTGCGGGCCCAAATGCGCGGCAGGTATCCCAAGCATCCCTGGCCCGAGGACCCCTGGTCGGCGAAGGCAACAGCCAAAACCAAGGCGCGCATGTAG
- a CDS encoding FUSC family protein: MLHHLRDFLSVPAGRGHRFPAARVAAGLLIPLLVLILLDRTDLTMCAIFGSLTGVFGRSEPHWRRLRHQTHSGALMCLTVAAGVSMSLAGRSDWEVVAAATLIAGVISIAADYLRVRPAGPFTYIFAFTATADAPFNGSVGEAALAAGGGALTAILLGIAGRLHARRHTPAVPRTPAPPPMWPAILRHSARYITAVAAAGSLAVLVGPGHSYWAMLAACAPIAAADAARTPLRAVHFLLGTYAGVLLSALLLQPDWTPVQLAVLLTLLQFAGEVYVIRHYALAMVFLTPVALLMTGFLSSQPVGELTLDRAVETTIGAAVAVVVVLLTTRRPAGSPRPETAGRTAITAGPDANRR, from the coding sequence GTGCTGCACCACCTCCGTGATTTCCTGTCGGTCCCGGCCGGCCGCGGCCATCGCTTTCCAGCAGCCCGGGTTGCGGCGGGACTGCTGATACCGCTGCTGGTGCTGATCCTGCTTGACCGCACCGACCTGACCATGTGCGCCATCTTCGGATCCCTGACCGGAGTCTTCGGCCGCAGCGAACCGCACTGGCGCAGGCTCCGGCACCAAACCCACTCCGGTGCGCTGATGTGTCTCACCGTGGCAGCCGGCGTCTCCATGTCCCTGGCCGGCCGAAGCGATTGGGAAGTCGTCGCAGCCGCCACACTGATTGCCGGAGTTATTTCAATTGCGGCTGACTACCTTCGGGTGCGGCCGGCCGGACCGTTCACCTACATTTTTGCTTTTACGGCCACTGCGGACGCACCGTTCAACGGTTCCGTCGGCGAAGCAGCACTGGCTGCAGGCGGCGGTGCGCTGACGGCCATACTGCTGGGCATCGCAGGCCGCCTGCATGCCCGCCGGCACACCCCGGCCGTGCCCCGCACGCCGGCTCCGCCACCGATGTGGCCGGCCATCCTGCGGCACTCGGCCCGGTACATCACCGCCGTCGCCGCCGCCGGATCCCTGGCAGTGCTGGTGGGGCCCGGCCACAGTTACTGGGCCATGCTCGCCGCGTGTGCTCCGATTGCTGCTGCGGATGCGGCGCGCACCCCGCTGCGGGCCGTACATTTCCTCCTGGGCACCTACGCAGGCGTGCTCCTATCTGCGCTGCTCCTTCAACCCGACTGGACCCCGGTGCAGCTGGCCGTCCTGCTGACGCTGCTGCAGTTTGCCGGCGAGGTGTACGTCATCCGGCACTACGCACTGGCCATGGTCTTCCTGACTCCGGTCGCGCTGCTGATGACGGGTTTCCTCTCCTCCCAGCCGGTAGGGGAGCTGACGCTGGACCGGGCAGTCGAAACCACCATTGGCGCGGCAGTCGCCGTCGTCGTTGTCCTGCTCACCACGCGCCGCCCGGCAGGTTCACCGCGTCCCGAAACTGCCGGCAGAACCGCTATTACGGCCGGCCCGGACGCAAACAGGCGCTAA
- a CDS encoding response regulator transcription factor, with product MTDRPRILVVEDDRQLARMLADLLKSEGYQVTLAFDGQRALHEGLTHPFDVLLLDRGLPAIEGLDVLARLRSRGVLTPALVLSALGNPADRVEGLDRGAEDYLAKPFDIDELLARLRALRRRNITRVPVLPVPGGVLDTTGRTVTTEAGEVVVLSDREGALLEHLARRPGQVFPRADLLETVFPEADDDGVVDTYVHYLRRKLGKEIVLTVRGIGYRLGVRS from the coding sequence ATGACGGACCGCCCCCGGATTCTTGTCGTGGAAGATGACCGCCAACTGGCGCGGATGCTGGCGGACCTCCTGAAATCGGAGGGCTATCAGGTGACGCTGGCCTTCGACGGACAGCGCGCACTGCACGAGGGTTTGACCCACCCCTTCGATGTGCTGCTGCTGGACCGCGGGCTGCCCGCGATCGAGGGCCTGGACGTGCTGGCCCGGCTCCGCAGCCGCGGCGTGCTGACACCCGCGCTGGTCCTTTCCGCGCTGGGGAACCCCGCGGACCGGGTCGAGGGGCTGGACCGGGGCGCCGAAGACTATCTTGCGAAGCCGTTTGACATTGACGAACTGCTGGCGCGCCTGCGGGCACTGCGGCGCCGGAACATAACCCGGGTTCCGGTCCTGCCCGTCCCCGGCGGCGTGCTGGACACCACCGGACGCACCGTCACCACGGAGGCCGGTGAAGTGGTGGTGCTGTCGGACCGCGAGGGTGCCCTGCTCGAACATCTGGCCCGCCGCCCCGGACAGGTCTTTCCGCGGGCAGACCTGCTCGAGACGGTCTTCCCTGAAGCGGACGACGACGGCGTTGTGGACACCTATGTGCATTACCTTCGGCGCAAGCTGGGCAAGGAGATTGTGCTGACGGTGCGGGGAATCGGCTACCGGCTCGGCGTGCGGTCGTGA
- a CDS encoding sensor histidine kinase, giving the protein MSTRRRSSEETELRRASLRLAAQFTALIVVLLGLAGVLVYGLVSAQTRDAAEQTLVSAVEFNSPREAPLDVFVAVYDDGRLAVSRNMPSGLPDEEALADVANTGESRRDTVTDGDRSYEVLTTRRGRDVVQAAVDTHEADEQLRRLSLALVVSVLAAGVVAGALSAWAARAAMRPMAEALALQRRFVADASHELRTPLTLLSMRAQMLRRRLAAETDARIDVHTDAETGAEIDAATAREEAVQAADEVVDDTKVLTGILEDLLMSADPRRSGPLEEVDLVSLARAAVRSLQPEATRRGLTLELDAPDPEVTVRGGQFALQRVFTALGANALDYARSQVRFSVLKSGRDAVIRVSDDGPGFPPGFSRQAFERFASARDRAEPKPRDDGAGAAPRHYGLGLALVAEIAARYGGSVSALPAVNGTGGVLEVRLPATRRHSGSTGREV; this is encoded by the coding sequence GTGAGCACGCGCCGCCGCAGTTCTGAAGAAACCGAACTGCGGCGTGCATCGCTGCGCCTGGCCGCACAGTTCACGGCCCTGATTGTGGTGCTGCTGGGCCTGGCCGGGGTCCTCGTGTACGGGCTGGTGTCGGCCCAGACCCGGGATGCCGCGGAGCAGACCCTCGTCTCGGCGGTGGAGTTCAACTCTCCGCGGGAGGCTCCGCTGGACGTGTTCGTGGCAGTGTACGACGACGGCCGGCTGGCTGTTTCACGCAACATGCCCTCCGGCCTGCCCGATGAAGAGGCACTGGCGGACGTGGCAAATACCGGTGAATCCCGCCGGGACACGGTGACTGACGGGGACCGCAGCTATGAAGTCCTGACCACACGCCGCGGCCGCGACGTGGTTCAGGCCGCCGTCGACACGCATGAAGCGGATGAACAGCTGCGCAGGTTATCCCTGGCGCTGGTGGTGTCAGTCCTGGCCGCAGGAGTTGTCGCCGGAGCTCTCTCGGCATGGGCCGCCCGTGCCGCCATGCGTCCCATGGCGGAAGCACTGGCCCTGCAGCGGCGGTTTGTTGCCGATGCCAGCCATGAACTGCGGACGCCCCTGACGCTGTTGAGCATGCGCGCGCAGATGCTCCGCCGCCGGCTTGCTGCGGAGACTGACGCCCGGATTGACGTGCATACTGACGCGGAGACCGGCGCAGAGATTGACGCGGCGACAGCACGCGAAGAAGCCGTCCAGGCCGCTGATGAGGTGGTGGATGACACCAAGGTGCTGACCGGCATTCTTGAGGATTTGCTGATGTCTGCTGATCCGCGCCGCTCGGGGCCGTTGGAAGAGGTGGATCTCGTGTCGCTGGCACGTGCCGCCGTCCGTTCGCTGCAGCCTGAGGCCACGCGGCGGGGGCTGACACTGGAATTGGACGCCCCGGACCCGGAGGTGACGGTGCGCGGCGGACAGTTTGCCCTGCAGCGGGTGTTTACGGCCCTCGGCGCCAACGCCCTGGACTATGCCCGCTCACAGGTGCGCTTCTCGGTTCTGAAAAGCGGGCGGGACGCCGTTATCCGGGTCTCCGACGACGGGCCGGGGTTTCCGCCGGGGTTCAGCCGGCAGGCCTTTGAACGGTTTGCCTCAGCCCGGGACCGGGCGGAGCCGAAACCCCGCGACGACGGGGCGGGAGCGGCACCGAGGCATTACGGTCTGGGCCTGGCGCTCGTAGCGGAAATTGCTGCACGGTACGGCGGCAGCGTCAGTGCCCTGCCGGCGGTGAATGGGACCGGGGGAGTGCTGGAGGTTCGGCTGCCGGCTACCCGGAGGCACTCCGGCTCCACAGGACGGGAAGTCTAA
- a CDS encoding C40 family peptidase, whose amino-acid sequence MSFNNTRGRHRAENNTVLGKARTIGSAAAVMAAGSGLMLGLAAPASAGVTSNDSTESYSAPAAFAAPAAAPAAPAAAQAASTHVVQSGDTLSAVASTYGVSLTDILTQNGLALESIIYPGDVITYAGGAAVAPAAVYAAPAAAAEAYAAPVEAAPVEASPAAADFSTFSTQASAVTPAPAGAAVSGTNSIMLNSAYAQLGAAQDCTVLVEVALRAAGHSVGDLAPAQLAAYGTPVSDPQPGDIIYYADGGMGLAHIAIYVGDGQAIHSGWNGNQTVQQSANVGSGAVYYRVA is encoded by the coding sequence TTGTCTTTCAATAACACCCGTGGACGCCACCGTGCCGAGAACAACACCGTGTTGGGCAAAGCCCGCACCATCGGCAGCGCCGCTGCCGTCATGGCTGCAGGCTCCGGCCTGATGCTGGGTCTGGCCGCTCCTGCTTCGGCAGGCGTCACATCCAACGACTCCACCGAGTCCTACAGCGCGCCGGCAGCTTTCGCAGCCCCCGCTGCAGCACCGGCCGCTCCGGCCGCCGCTCAGGCCGCATCCACCCACGTCGTCCAGTCCGGCGATACGCTGAGTGCAGTCGCCTCAACGTACGGCGTGTCCCTGACCGATATTCTGACGCAGAACGGCCTGGCGCTGGAATCCATCATCTACCCCGGTGATGTCATCACGTACGCCGGCGGCGCTGCTGTAGCACCGGCTGCTGTCTACGCGGCTCCTGCCGCTGCCGCTGAAGCCTATGCCGCACCGGTCGAAGCAGCCCCGGTCGAGGCTTCCCCGGCCGCAGCTGACTTCAGCACCTTCAGCACGCAGGCTTCCGCTGTGACGCCGGCTCCCGCCGGTGCAGCTGTTTCGGGCACGAACTCGATCATGCTGAACTCCGCCTATGCCCAGTTGGGCGCTGCCCAGGACTGCACCGTGCTGGTGGAAGTTGCCCTCCGGGCAGCAGGCCACTCGGTTGGCGACCTGGCTCCGGCACAGCTGGCAGCCTATGGCACCCCGGTTTCTGATCCCCAGCCCGGCGACATCATCTACTACGCCGACGGCGGCATGGGCTTGGCTCACATCGCCATCTACGTGGGCGACGGACAGGCCATCCACAGCGGATGGAACGGCAACCAGACTGTCCAGCAGAGCGCCAACGTCGGTTCCGGCGCTGTCTACTACCGCGTAGCCTAA
- a CDS encoding response regulator translates to MRLLIAEDDALLRAGLELLLQGEGFEIAGSADNADDLLAAFEPGTADGAVLDVRMPPSFTNEGLRAALELRSRVPDFPVLVLSSYVEDRYAARLLASGAQGVGYLLKERVGKVGDFVDGLRRVLAGGTVMDPEVIAQLFSRRSTRDPVRSLTPREFEVLGLVAEGLGNAAIAKAISVSETAVSKHIGNIFAKLGLAPSDSGHRRVLATLAYLRS, encoded by the coding sequence ATGCGACTTCTGATTGCCGAAGACGACGCGCTGCTGCGGGCGGGACTGGAGTTGCTGCTGCAGGGCGAGGGATTCGAGATTGCCGGTTCCGCGGACAACGCCGACGACCTGCTCGCTGCCTTTGAGCCCGGCACCGCGGACGGCGCTGTCCTGGATGTGAGGATGCCGCCGTCGTTCACCAATGAAGGGCTCCGGGCCGCGCTGGAATTGCGGTCTCGGGTGCCGGATTTCCCCGTCCTTGTTCTGTCCTCCTATGTTGAGGACCGTTATGCCGCCCGTCTCCTGGCCTCCGGAGCCCAGGGTGTGGGCTATCTGTTAAAGGAACGCGTGGGCAAGGTGGGTGATTTCGTGGACGGGTTGCGCCGAGTCCTGGCCGGCGGAACCGTCATGGATCCCGAAGTCATTGCCCAGTTGTTCAGCCGGCGCAGTACCCGGGACCCCGTCAGGTCGCTGACTCCGCGTGAATTCGAGGTGCTGGGGCTGGTGGCGGAAGGCCTGGGCAACGCAGCAATAGCGAAAGCCATTTCCGTTTCAGAGACCGCGGTCAGTAAACATATCGGCAACATATTCGCGAAACTGGGCCTTGCTCCGTCGGACAGCGGCCACCGCCGGGTGCTGGCCACCCTGGCCTATCTCCGGTCCTAA
- a CDS encoding sensor histidine kinase yields MILPARASLETRIKAAGFLLREGWHWLTSLGLLVAGVVLLPFLPLGVGLYPVPRLLQTLNLLGARAQARAAAYTAAVVPFDRRRLDGRHTFGEVAALVSSPETKRDASWLLFHCAFALLAGCLAVGLPLAAVLYVFAAPWWPLFPPQAPLELAFPVTSWLAAAATVLLGVAYGVTGWMLLPWLARRLSTGTLAILSPRRYDELSRRIQDLSAARASALTAHAAELRRIERELHDGAQNRLVGVVMMLGLAQRAAETDPAAAVPFIGRAQDAATEALAGLREAVHDIYPPILDELGLGGAASALTSRSPIPCSLDVHGLLRAPAAVESAAYFVLAEALTNAAKHSDASRIGVVLRTESVPGEDLLVIRVNDDGRGGAAIPPRTASGSGVGTGLATGTGLAGIARRAAAFGGTLRVTSPSGGPTELRVDLPCDF; encoded by the coding sequence GTGATACTTCCCGCCCGTGCCAGCTTGGAGACCCGCATCAAAGCTGCCGGCTTTCTGCTGCGCGAGGGCTGGCATTGGCTGACGTCGCTGGGACTCCTTGTGGCCGGCGTCGTACTGCTTCCTTTCCTGCCGCTGGGTGTTGGCCTGTATCCGGTTCCCCGCCTGCTGCAAACGCTGAACCTGTTGGGTGCACGGGCCCAGGCGCGCGCCGCTGCCTATACGGCCGCCGTCGTGCCCTTCGACCGCCGCAGGTTGGACGGGCGGCACACTTTTGGTGAAGTGGCGGCTCTGGTGAGCTCTCCGGAGACCAAGCGGGACGCGTCGTGGTTGTTGTTTCACTGCGCCTTTGCCCTGCTGGCCGGGTGTCTGGCCGTGGGGTTGCCGCTGGCTGCGGTGCTGTATGTGTTTGCGGCGCCGTGGTGGCCGCTGTTTCCGCCGCAGGCACCTCTTGAGCTGGCGTTTCCTGTGACGAGCTGGTTGGCCGCAGCCGCCACTGTCCTGCTGGGGGTTGCCTACGGCGTGACCGGTTGGATGCTGTTGCCCTGGCTGGCGCGGCGGCTCAGCACCGGAACGCTGGCGATCCTCTCTCCCCGCCGGTACGACGAGCTCTCCCGCCGGATCCAGGATCTGTCTGCTGCCCGCGCCAGCGCGCTGACCGCGCATGCTGCGGAGCTGCGCCGGATTGAACGGGAACTGCACGACGGCGCACAGAACCGGCTGGTGGGCGTGGTCATGATGCTCGGGCTGGCCCAGCGGGCGGCGGAGACGGACCCTGCGGCGGCGGTGCCCTTCATCGGGCGCGCCCAGGACGCCGCAACGGAAGCCCTGGCCGGGCTGCGCGAAGCCGTGCATGACATCTATCCGCCCATCCTTGATGAACTGGGTCTCGGCGGAGCCGCGTCAGCGCTGACCAGCAGGTCACCCATCCCCTGTTCCCTGGACGTGCACGGTCTGCTGCGGGCTCCGGCGGCGGTGGAATCGGCCGCTTACTTTGTGCTGGCCGAGGCCTTGACCAACGCCGCAAAACACTCTGATGCGTCGCGAATTGGTGTGGTGCTGCGCACGGAATCCGTGCCGGGCGAAGATCTGCTGGTGATCCGGGTGAACGACGACGGCCGCGGCGGCGCAGCCATTCCGCCCCGCACCGCCAGCGGCTCCGGCGTTGGAACCGGACTTGCAACCGGCACCGGACTTGCCGGGATCGCACGCCGGGCCGCTGCCTTTGGTGGCACCCTGCGAGTCACCAGTCCGTCCGGCGGACCAACCGAGCTGAGGGTCGATCTGCCATGCGACTTCTGA
- a CDS encoding ABC transporter ATP-binding protein: protein MYADATELPGPAALQLEGVSRSYHSGTARVPALREVSLAIPAGTFTAVMGPSGSGKSTLLQCAAGLDTPDSGRVLLGSTDISRLRRRALTAFRRDHVGFVFQSYNLLPQLSVARNVTLPLLLGGRSVDREWLEYILEAVGLSGLDARKPQELSGGQQQRAAIARALITRPDAVFADEPTGALDSATARQVLDLLRHTVTDLGQTVVMVTHDPVAACSADNVIFLADGRLDGALANASVRDVTERVSYLGER, encoded by the coding sequence ATGTACGCCGATGCCACCGAACTTCCCGGACCGGCTGCCCTGCAGCTGGAGGGAGTGTCCAGGAGCTACCACTCCGGAACCGCCCGCGTCCCCGCCCTGCGCGAGGTGTCTCTCGCTATACCGGCCGGAACCTTTACCGCCGTGATGGGACCCTCCGGGTCCGGCAAGAGCACACTGCTGCAGTGCGCCGCCGGACTCGACACCCCGGACAGCGGACGAGTGCTGCTGGGATCCACTGACATCTCCCGTCTGCGCCGGCGGGCACTGACAGCTTTCCGCCGGGACCACGTCGGGTTCGTGTTCCAGTCCTATAACCTGCTGCCCCAACTCTCAGTGGCCCGCAATGTGACGCTGCCGCTGCTGCTGGGTGGCCGGAGCGTTGACCGGGAGTGGCTGGAATACATTCTGGAAGCCGTGGGACTGAGCGGCCTGGATGCGCGCAAGCCGCAGGAACTCTCCGGTGGACAGCAGCAGCGGGCCGCGATTGCCCGGGCACTGATTACCCGCCCGGATGCCGTCTTTGCGGACGAACCCACCGGAGCCCTGGACTCTGCCACCGCCCGGCAGGTCCTTGACCTGCTGCGGCACACCGTTACCGATCTCGGGCAAACAGTGGTCATGGTGACCCACGATCCGGTGGCAGCCTGCTCCGCGGACAACGTCATCTTCCTCGCCGACGGGCGCCTGGACGGCGCCCTGGCCAACGCCAGCGTCCGGGATGTCACCGAACGCGTGTCCTACCTGGGGGAGCGGTAA